One part of the uncultured Bacteroides sp. genome encodes these proteins:
- the rplE gene encoding 50S ribosomal protein L5 has protein sequence MSNTASLKKEYAERIAPALKEQFQYSSSMQVPVLKKIVINQGLGSAVADKKIIEVAINEMTAITGQKAVATISRKDIANFKLRKKMPIGVMVTLRRERMYEFLEKLVRVALPRIRDFKGIESKFDGKGNYTLGIQEQIIFPEINIDSITKILGMNITFVTTAQSDEEGYALLKEFGLPFKNSKKD, from the coding sequence ATGAGTAATACTGCTAGCCTTAAGAAAGAATATGCAGAGCGTATTGCGCCTGCATTAAAAGAGCAATTTCAATATAGTTCATCTATGCAAGTTCCAGTTCTTAAAAAGATTGTTATCAATCAAGGTTTAGGATCTGCTGTTGCTGATAAGAAAATTATTGAAGTTGCAATAAATGAGATGACTGCGATTACTGGTCAAAAAGCTGTTGCTACAATTTCTCGTAAGGATATTGCAAACTTTAAGTTACGTAAAAAAATGCCTATCGGTGTGATGGTTACTTTACGTCGTGAAAGAATGTATGAGTTCCTTGAAAAATTGGTTCGTGTTGCTTTGCCTCGTATTCGTGACTTTAAAGGTATTGAAAGTAAATTTGATGGTAAAGGTAACTATACTTTAGGTATTCAGGAACAAATTATTTTCCCTGAAATCAATATTGATAGTATCACTAAAATTCTTGGTATGAACATAACTTTCGTTACAACTGCTCAGTCAGATGAAGAAGGATATGCTTTATTGAAAGAATTTGGTTTACCTTTTAAAAACTCAAAAAAAGACTAA
- the rpsN gene encoding 30S ribosomal protein S14, with amino-acid sequence MAKESMKAREVKRAKLVAKYAEKRAQLKKDGDYDALQALPKNASPVRLHNRCKLTGRPKGYIRQFGISRIQFREMASNGLIPGVKKASW; translated from the coding sequence ATGGCAAAAGAATCAATGAAAGCTCGCGAAGTAAAGAGAGCAAAACTTGTAGCCAAATATGCTGAAAAGAGAGCTCAGTTAAAAAAAGACGGTGATTATGATGCATTACAGGCTTTGCCTAAAAATGCATCACCTGTTCGTTTGCACAATCGTTGTAAACTAACTGGTCGTCCAAAGGGCTATATTCGTCAGTTTGGTATTTCAAGAATTCAATTTCGTGAAATGGCATCTAATGGTCTTATTCCCGGAGTTAAAAAAGCAAGCTGGTAA
- the rpsH gene encoding 30S ribosomal protein S8, translated as MTDPIADYLTRLRNAIGAKHRVVEIPASNLKKEITKILFEKGYILNYKFVEDGPQGTIKVALKYDSVNKVNAIKKLIRISSPGLRKYTGYKDMPRVINGLGIAIISTSKGVMTNKEAAELKIGGEVLCYVY; from the coding sequence ATGACTGATCCAATAGCAGATTATTTAACGAGGTTGAGAAACGCAATCGGTGCAAAGCACAGAGTTGTTGAAATTCCTGCCTCTAACCTTAAAAAGGAAATTACAAAAATCCTTTTTGAGAAGGGCTACATTCTTAATTACAAGTTTGTAGAAGATGGACCTCAAGGAACTATTAAGGTTGCCTTGAAGTATGATTCCGTTAACAAAGTAAACGCGATCAAAAAACTGATTAGAATATCTTCTCCAGGTTTACGTAAGTATACTGGATACAAAGATATGCCACGTGTTATTAATGGTTTGGGTATTGCTATAATATCTACTTCCAAAGGTGTAATGACTAACAAAGAGGCTGCTGAGCTTAAAATTGGCGGAGAAGTCTTGTGTTATGTATATTAA
- the rplF gene encoding 50S ribosomal protein L6, translating into MSRIGKLPISIPAGVSVTLKDDVVTVKGPKGELSQYVNPLIKVEVADNQILLTRNSDERQERAFHGLYRSLINNMVVGVSEGYKKELELVGVGYRATGNGNIIEFALGYSHNIFLQLPLEIKVETKSERNKNPLIILESCDKQLLGQVCSKIRSFRKPEPYKGKGIKFVGEEIRRKSGKSAGAK; encoded by the coding sequence ATGTCTAGAATAGGAAAATTACCCATTAGTATCCCAGCAGGAGTATCAGTTACTCTGAAAGATGATGTGGTTACTGTAAAAGGACCAAAGGGAGAATTAAGTCAGTATGTTAATCCACTTATTAAAGTGGAAGTAGCTGATAATCAGATTTTATTGACTCGTAATAGCGATGAAAGACAAGAAAGAGCATTTCATGGTCTTTATCGTTCTTTGATTAATAATATGGTTGTTGGTGTTTCTGAAGGTTACAAGAAAGAGCTTGAGTTAGTTGGTGTTGGTTACCGTGCAACAGGCAATGGTAACATTATCGAATTTGCTCTTGGTTATTCACATAATATTTTCTTGCAATTGCCTTTAGAAATTAAAGTTGAAACTAAGTCTGAAAGAAATAAGAATCCTCTTATCATTTTAGAATCTTGTGACAAACAGTTACTAGGTCAAGTTTGTTCAAAAATACGTTCTTTCCGTAAGCCAGAACCATATAAAGGTAAAGGTATTAAATTTGTTGGAGAAGAAATTCGCAGAAAATCGGGCAAATCAGCCGGTGCTAAGTAA
- the rplR gene encoding 50S ribosomal protein L18 — MTTKIERRIKIKYRVRNKISGTTGCPRMSVFRSNKQIYVQIIDDLCGKTLASASSLGLEEKFPKKEQAAKVGELIAKKAQEAGITTVVFDRNGYLYHGRVKEVADAARNGGLKF, encoded by the coding sequence ATGACAACAAAAATAGAAAGACGAATTAAAATAAAATACAGAGTACGTAACAAGATTTCTGGTACTACCGGATGTCCACGTATGAGTGTATTTAGAAGTAACAAACAAATCTATGTTCAAATCATTGATGATTTGTGTGGAAAAACCTTAGCTTCTGCTTCTTCTCTTGGACTTGAAGAAAAATTTCCAAAGAAAGAACAAGCTGCTAAAGTTGGTGAATTAATCGCTAAAAAAGCGCAGGAAGCAGGTATTACAACTGTTGTATTCGATCGTAATGGTTACTTATATCATGGGAGAGTAAAAGAAGTAGCTGATGCTGCTCGTAACGGTGGACTTAAATTTTAA
- the rpsE gene encoding 30S ribosomal protein S5, protein MAGISNRFKISSDIELKDRLVAINRVTKVTKGGRTFSFSAIVVVGNEDGVIGWGLGKAGEVTAAIAKGVESAKKNLIKVPVLKGTVPHEQTARFGGAEVFIKPASHGTGVVAGGAMRAVLESVGVTDVLAKSKGSSNPHNLVKATIIALGEMRDARTVAQNRGVSMDKVFRG, encoded by the coding sequence ATGGCAGGAATAAGTAATCGATTTAAAATATCAAGTGATATTGAGCTTAAAGACAGATTAGTTGCTATTAATCGTGTTACAAAAGTAACAAAGGGTGGTAGAACTTTCAGTTTTTCTGCAATAGTAGTTGTTGGTAACGAAGATGGTGTTATTGGTTGGGGACTTGGTAAAGCTGGTGAAGTAACTGCAGCAATCGCTAAAGGTGTTGAGTCAGCCAAAAAGAACTTGATTAAAGTGCCAGTTTTAAAAGGAACCGTTCCTCATGAACAAACTGCAAGATTTGGTGGAGCTGAGGTATTCATTAAGCCAGCTTCACACGGTACAGGAGTTGTAGCGGGTGGTGCTATGCGTGCAGTACTTGAAAGTGTTGGTGTAACTGATGTTTTGGCTAAATCTAAAGGTTCTTCTAATCCTCACAATCTTGTTAAAGCAACAATTATCGCTTTAGGTGAGATGAGAGATGCAAGAACTGTAGCTCAGAATAGAGGTGTTAGTATGGATAAAGTATTTAGAGGATAA
- the rpmD gene encoding 50S ribosomal protein L30: MSTIKIKQIKSRIGAPADQKRTLDALGLRKLNRVVEHEETPSILGMVAKVKHLVTIIK; encoded by the coding sequence ATGTCAACTATTAAGATCAAACAAATAAAAAGTAGAATTGGTGCTCCAGCTGATCAGAAGAGAACGCTTGATGCATTAGGACTTCGCAAATTGAATCGTGTGGTTGAGCACGAAGAAACTCCTTCAATTCTTGGTATGGTAGCGAAAGTTAAACACTTGGTAACCATCATTAAGTAA
- the rplO gene encoding 50S ribosomal protein L15: MNLSNLKPAEGSTKTRKRVGRGSGSGLGGTSTRGHKGAKSRSGYSRKIGFEGGQMPLQRRVPKFGFKNINRVEYKALNLDSLQKLAEAKSLTKVGINDFIEAGFISSNQLVKILGNGSLTSKLDVEANAFSKSAVAAIESLGGNAVKL; encoded by the coding sequence ATGAACTTAAGTAATTTAAAACCTGCAGAAGGATCTACCAAAACAAGAAAAAGAGTCGGTCGTGGCTCTGGTTCAGGCTTAGGTGGCACTTCTACAAGAGGTCACAAAGGAGCAAAATCAAGATCTGGTTATTCTAGAAAGATTGGTTTTGAAGGTGGACAGATGCCTCTCCAACGTCGTGTCCCTAAATTTGGTTTTAAGAATATAAATAGAGTAGAATATAAAGCCTTAAATCTTGATTCTTTGCAAAAACTAGCTGAAGCTAAAAGTTTGACAAAAGTTGGTATTAATGACTTTATTGAAGCTGGATTTATCTCTTCAAATCAATTGGTGAAGATTTTAGGTAATGGTAGCTTGACAAGCAAACTTGATGTAGAAGCTAATGCTTTTTCAAAGAGTGCAGTTGCTGCCATTGAGTCTTTAGGTGGAAATGCTGTAAAACTCTAA
- the secY gene encoding preprotein translocase subunit SecY: protein MRKAIETLKNIWKIEDLRQRILITILFVAIYRFGSFVVLPGINPGMLTQLHKQTSEGLLALLNMFSGGAFSNASVFALGIMPYISASIVIQLLAIAVPYFQKLQREGESGRIKINQYTRYLTIAILLFQAPSYLMNLKAQAGPSLNPSLNWTLFMITSTIILAAGSMFILWLGERITDKGIGNGISLIIMVGIIARLPKALSQEVVSRTTDTGAGGLIMFLFEIVFLLLVIAGAIMLVQGTRKVPVQYAKRIVGNKQYGGARQYIPLKVNAANVMPIIFAQAIMFIPVAIIGYSNVASASGVARALTNHTGFWYNFVFAVMIILFTYFYTAITINPTQMAEDMKRNNGFIPGIKPGKKTAEYIDEIMSRITLPGSLFLAAVAIMPAFAGIFGVKAEFAQFFGGTSLLILVGVVLDTLQQVESHLLMRHYDGLLKSGRIKGRSGSVAAY, encoded by the coding sequence ATGAGAAAAGCTATTGAAACATTAAAAAATATATGGAAGATTGAGGATCTGAGACAACGGATCCTCATCACTATATTATTTGTAGCGATTTATCGTTTTGGTTCCTTTGTAGTTTTGCCAGGCATTAATCCTGGAATGTTAACTCAACTGCATAAGCAAACTAGTGAAGGTCTATTAGCTTTGTTGAACATGTTCTCTGGAGGAGCATTTTCTAATGCTTCTGTTTTCGCTTTGGGTATTATGCCTTACATCTCTGCTTCAATTGTTATTCAACTTTTAGCAATTGCAGTTCCGTATTTTCAGAAACTGCAACGTGAAGGAGAAAGTGGTAGAATAAAAATTAACCAGTATACTCGTTATTTAACTATAGCAATATTATTGTTTCAAGCTCCTTCTTATTTGATGAATTTGAAAGCACAAGCTGGTCCTTCTTTGAATCCTTCATTGAACTGGACTTTATTTATGATAACTTCTACAATCATTTTGGCTGCTGGAAGTATGTTCATATTATGGCTTGGTGAGAGAATAACTGACAAGGGTATAGGCAACGGTATTTCATTAATTATTATGGTTGGTATTATTGCGCGTCTTCCAAAGGCTTTGTCTCAGGAAGTTGTGTCTCGTACTACTGATACTGGTGCGGGTGGTCTGATCATGTTCTTATTTGAAATTGTCTTCTTGTTATTAGTTATTGCTGGTGCTATCATGCTGGTACAAGGTACTAGAAAAGTTCCTGTACAATATGCAAAGAGAATTGTTGGTAATAAACAATACGGTGGTGCTAGACAGTATATCCCTTTGAAAGTTAACGCTGCTAATGTAATGCCTATTATATTTGCTCAAGCTATTATGTTTATTCCAGTAGCAATTATTGGATATTCAAATGTGGCAAGTGCAAGTGGTGTTGCTCGTGCATTAACTAACCATACTGGATTTTGGTATAATTTTGTTTTTGCTGTTATGATTATTCTTTTCACATATTTCTATACAGCAATTACAATTAATCCTACCCAGATGGCAGAGGATATGAAGAGAAATAATGGTTTTATTCCAGGAATTAAACCTGGTAAGAAAACAGCAGAGTATATTGATGAGATTATGTCTCGCATAACTTTACCTGGTTCTTTATTCTTGGCTGCGGTAGCAATTATGCCTGCTTTTGCTGGTATATTTGGTGTGAAAGCTGAATTTGCTCAATTCTTCGGTGGAACTTCATTGTTGATTCTAGTTGGGGTTGTACTTGATACTCTTCAACAAGTTGAGAGTCATCTTTTGATGAGACACTATGATGGATTGTTGAAATCTGGAAGAATTAAAGGACGTTCAGGCAGCGTTGCTGCGTATTAA
- the map gene encoding type I methionyl aminopeptidase: protein MIFLKTEEEIELLRASNLLVGKALAEVAKLINPGVTTRELDKVAEEFIRDNGAIPTFKGFPNQYGDPFPSTLCTSVNDQVVHGIPNDNPLEDGDIVSIDCGTFMNGFCGDSAYTFCVGDVDPEVRKLLRVTKESLYVGIQNAVVGKRLGDIGYAIQQYCESNSYGVVREFVGHGIGKDMHEDPQVPNYGKRGYGTLLKKGLCIAIEPMITLGSREIVMERDGWTVRTRDRKAAAHFEHTIAVGLNGADILSTFDYVEQVLGDKAI, encoded by the coding sequence ATGATATTTCTTAAAACTGAAGAAGAGATTGAACTACTACGAGCAAGTAATTTGCTCGTAGGTAAAGCATTAGCAGAAGTAGCAAAGCTTATTAACCCAGGTGTTACTACCCGTGAGCTTGATAAAGTAGCTGAAGAGTTCATTAGAGATAATGGTGCTATTCCTACTTTTAAAGGATTTCCTAATCAATATGGTGATCCGTTTCCAAGCACTCTTTGTACTTCTGTTAATGATCAAGTAGTACATGGTATACCAAATGATAATCCATTGGAGGATGGTGATATTGTTTCGATTGACTGTGGTACATTTATGAATGGTTTTTGCGGAGATTCAGCTTATACATTTTGTGTAGGTGATGTTGATCCGGAAGTTCGTAAATTATTAAGAGTTACAAAAGAGTCACTTTATGTTGGTATACAGAATGCTGTTGTCGGTAAACGTCTAGGTGATATCGGGTATGCAATACAACAATATTGTGAGTCTAATTCATATGGTGTTGTGAGAGAATTTGTTGGTCACGGTATTGGTAAAGATATGCATGAAGATCCTCAGGTTCCTAATTATGGGAAACGTGGATATGGCACATTACTTAAAAAAGGATTGTGCATAGCTATCGAGCCAATGATCACATTAGGTTCTCGCGAAATCGTTATGGAACGTGATGGCTGGACTGTCAGAACCAGAGACCGCAAGGCAGCTGCACATTTCGAGCATACAATTGCTGTTGGTCTAAATGGTGCTGATATACTATCTACTTTTGATTATGTTGAACAAGTTTTAGGTGATAAAGCGATTTAA
- the infA gene encoding translation initiation factor IF-1, producing the protein MAKQSAIEQDGVIVEALSNAMFHVELENGHEITAHISGKMRMHYIKILPGDKVRVEMSPYDLSKGRIVFRYK; encoded by the coding sequence ATGGCTAAACAATCCGCAATAGAACAAGATGGAGTTATCGTTGAAGCATTGTCTAACGCAATGTTTCATGTAGAGTTAGAAAATGGGCATGAGATTACTGCTCATATCTCAGGAAAAATGAGAATGCATTACATTAAAATTTTGCCTGGTGATAAAGTGAGAGTGGAAATGTCCCCTTATGATTTATCTAAAGGAAGAATCGTTTTTAGATATAAATAA
- the rpmJ gene encoding 50S ribosomal protein L36: MKVRASLKKRTPECKIVRRNGCLYVINKKNPKYKQRQG; this comes from the coding sequence ATGAAAGTAAGAGCATCATTAAAAAAACGTACGCCGGAATGCAAAATCGTTAGACGTAATGGCTGTTTGTATGTTATTAATAAGAAAAATCCTAAGTATAAACAACGTCAAGGATAA
- the rpsM gene encoding 30S ribosomal protein S13, protein MAIRIVGVDLPQNKRGEIALTYVYGVGRSSSAKILDKAGVDRDVKVKDWTDDQAAKIREIIGAEFKVEGDLRSEVQLNIKRLMDIGCYRGVRHRIGLPVRGQGTKNNARTRKGRKKTVANKKKATK, encoded by the coding sequence ATGGCTATAAGAATAGTTGGTGTAGATTTACCTCAGAATAAAAGAGGTGAGATAGCGTTAACCTATGTATATGGAGTAGGTCGCAGTAGTTCAGCTAAGATTTTGGATAAGGCTGGAGTTGACAGAGATGTTAAAGTTAAAGATTGGACTGATGATCAAGCTGCAAAAATCCGTGAAATTATTGGCGCAGAATTCAAAGTAGAAGGTGATCTTCGTTCTGAAGTTCAACTAAACATTAAGCGATTAATGGATATTGGTTGCTACCGTGGTGTTCGTCACCGTATTGGCTTACCTGTTAGAGGTCAAGGCACTAAGAACAATGCACGTACACGTAAGGGTAGAAAGAAAACAGTTGCAAATAAGAAAAAAGCTACTAAATAA
- the rpsK gene encoding 30S ribosomal protein S11 → MAKKTVAAKKRNVKVDANGQLHVHSSFNNIIVSLANSEGQIISWSSAGKMGFRGSKKNTPYAAQMAAQDCAKIAYDLGLRKVKAYVKGPGNGRESAIRTIHGAGIEVTEIVDVTPLPHNGCRPPKRRRV, encoded by the coding sequence ATGGCAAAAAAAACAGTCGCAGCTAAGAAAAGAAATGTAAAGGTTGATGCTAATGGACAATTACATGTTCATTCATCATTCAACAACATTATTGTTTCTTTAGCAAACAGTGAAGGTCAGATTATCTCATGGTCTTCAGCAGGAAAGATGGGATTTAGAGGTTCTAAAAAGAACACTCCTTATGCAGCTCAGATGGCTGCACAAGATTGTGCAAAAATTGCATATGATCTTGGCTTGAGAAAAGTTAAAGCATATGTAAAAGGACCAGGAAACGGTCGTGAATCAGCTATTAGAACTATTCATGGTGCCGGTATTGAAGTTACTGAAATTGTAGACGTAACCCCACTTCCACACAATGGTTGTCGTCCTCCAAAAAGAAGGAGAGTCTAA
- the rpsD gene encoding 30S ribosomal protein S4: MARYTGPKSRIARKFGEGIFGPDKVLSKKNYPPGQHGNSRKRKTSEYGIQLREKQKAKYTYGVLEKQFRNLFERAESAKGITGEILVQQLELRLDNIVFRLGIGNTRAAARQLVSHRHITVDGKVVNIPSYSVKPGQVIGVRERSKSMEVIANSLAGFNHSKYPWLEWEDTAKVGKLLHVPERADIPENIKEQLIVELYSK; this comes from the coding sequence ATGGCTAGATATACAGGTCCTAAATCAAGAATTGCACGTAAATTTGGTGAAGGTATCTTCGGTCCTGATAAAGTATTATCAAAGAAGAACTACCCTCCTGGACAACACGGAAATTCTAGAAAAAGAAAAACTTCAGAATATGGTATCCAACTTCGTGAAAAACAAAAAGCGAAATATACTTATGGAGTTTTAGAAAAACAATTCCGTAATCTATTTGAAAGAGCTGAAAGTGCTAAAGGTATTACCGGTGAAATTCTTGTTCAACAATTAGAACTTCGTCTTGATAATATTGTATTCCGTTTAGGTATTGGAAATACACGTGCAGCTGCTCGTCAATTGGTAAGTCACAGACACATCACTGTTGATGGAAAAGTTGTTAATATCCCTTCTTATTCAGTTAAGCCAGGACAAGTTATAGGTGTACGTGAAAGATCTAAATCTATGGAAGTGATTGCAAATTCACTTGCTGGTTTTAATCACAGCAAATATCCTTGGTTAGAATGGGAAGATACTGCTAAGGTTGGCAAATTATTGCATGTTCCTGAAAGAGCGGACATTCCTGAAAATATTAAAGAGCAGTTGATTGTAGAGTTGTATTCTAAATAA
- a CDS encoding DNA-directed RNA polymerase subunit alpha, protein MAILAFQKPDKVLMLEADAKFGKFEFRPLEPGFGITVGNALRRILLSSLEGYAITTIKIEGVEHEFSTVPGVKEDVTNIILNLKQVRFKQVVEEFESEKVTISVENSTEFKAGDIGKYLTGFEVLNPELVICHLDSKATMQIDITINKGRGYIPADENREYCTDVNVIPIDSIYTPIRNVKYVVENFRVEQKTDYEKLVLEITTDGSIHPKDALKEAAKILIYHFMLFSDEKITLENTDVDGNEEFDEEVLHMRQLLKTKLVDMDLSVRALNCLKAADVETLGDLVVFNKTDLLKFRNFGKKSLTELDDLLESLNLSFGTDISKYKLDKD, encoded by the coding sequence ATGGCTATATTAGCATTTCAAAAACCTGATAAAGTATTGATGTTAGAGGCAGATGCAAAATTCGGTAAATTCGAATTTCGTCCGTTGGAACCAGGATTTGGTATTACTGTGGGTAATGCTTTGCGCCGTATTCTTCTCTCTTCATTAGAAGGTTATGCCATCACTACTATTAAAATAGAAGGTGTTGAGCACGAATTTTCAACTGTTCCAGGAGTCAAGGAAGACGTAACTAACATTATTTTGAATCTGAAACAAGTAAGATTCAAGCAAGTGGTTGAAGAGTTTGAAAGTGAGAAGGTCACTATCTCTGTAGAGAATTCTACTGAATTTAAGGCAGGTGATATAGGCAAGTATTTGACTGGATTTGAAGTGTTAAATCCTGAATTAGTTATTTGCCATTTAGATTCTAAAGCTACAATGCAAATTGATATTACAATTAATAAAGGTCGTGGATATATTCCTGCTGATGAAAATCGCGAATATTGTACTGATGTTAATGTAATTCCAATTGATTCAATTTATACACCTATCCGTAACGTAAAGTACGTTGTAGAAAACTTCCGTGTTGAACAGAAGACTGACTATGAGAAATTAGTACTTGAAATTACAACAGATGGTTCTATTCACCCAAAAGATGCGCTTAAAGAAGCTGCAAAAATTCTTATTTATCACTTTATGCTGTTCTCTGATGAAAAGATTACTCTTGAAAATACAGATGTTGACGGTAATGAAGAATTTGATGAAGAAGTATTGCACATGCGTCAATTATTGAAAACTAAGCTTGTTGACATGGACTTGTCAGTTCGTGCTCTTAACTGCTTAAAAGCTGCTGATGTTGAAACATTGGGAGACCTTGTAGTGTTCAATAAGACTGATCTTCTTAAGTTCAGAAACTTTGGTAAGAAATCGCTTACTGAGCTTGATGATTTGCTCGAAAGTCTGAATCTGTCGTTTGGAACCGATATTTCTAAATATAAATTAGATAAAGATTAA
- the rplQ gene encoding 50S ribosomal protein L17, translating to MRHNKKFNHLGRTASHRGAMLSNMACSLITHKRITTTVAKAKALKKFVEPLITKSKDDTTNSRRVVFSNLQDKIAVTELFKEISVKIADRPGGYTRIIKTGHRLGDNAEMCFIELVDYNENMAKEKVAKKATRTRRSKKAADSAAVEAPVEVAPAEEAKAE from the coding sequence ATGAGACACAATAAAAAATTCAATCATTTAGGTCGTACTGCTTCTCATAGAGGTGCTATGTTATCTAACATGGCGTGCTCTTTGATTACGCACAAAAGAATCACTACGACTGTTGCAAAGGCAAAAGCTTTGAAGAAATTCGTTGAGCCTTTAATTACTAAGTCTAAGGATGATACTACAAATTCTCGTCGTGTTGTCTTTAGTAACTTACAAGATAAAATTGCTGTAACAGAATTGTTCAAAGAAATCTCTGTGAAGATTGCTGATCGTCCGGGTGGTTATACTCGTATTATCAAAACTGGTCACCGTTTAGGTGATAACGCAGAAATGTGTTTTATCGAACTTGTTGATTACAACGAAAATATGGCGAAAGAGAAAGTTGCTAAGAAAGCTACTCGTACTCGTCGTTCTAAGAAAGCTGCTGACTCTGCTGCTGTTGAAGCTCCAGTTGAAGTTGCTCCTGCTGAAGAAGCAAAAGCTGAATAA
- a CDS encoding glycine zipper domain-containing protein produces the protein MKKLLIYSISAFLLSGCGSMDQVSRSIVATQTGAALGSIAGSIIGDNIGGFRGSYLGSFVGSAAGAMIGASIVARQQEETDRKTVIVSNSSPDLVIRDIRLQDENWNRIVEPNENCRLIFEIYNEGGQTAYDVRPVIKGVKGTRNLTYSPPLIIDNIKPGEGVLYKVNLMASSGVRAQEAIFEIYLEERNGFDTPKEEFSIRTQGE, from the coding sequence ATGAAGAAGTTATTGATTTATTCGATTAGTGCATTCCTTTTATCAGGATGTGGTTCTATGGATCAGGTATCTCGATCTATAGTCGCTACTCAAACTGGTGCAGCCCTTGGAAGTATTGCTGGTTCTATTATTGGAGACAATATTGGCGGTTTTAGAGGATCTTATTTAGGATCATTTGTAGGATCTGCTGCCGGTGCCATGATTGGGGCAAGTATTGTAGCAAGACAGCAGGAAGAAACAGATCGGAAAACGGTTATTGTATCTAATTCATCTCCGGATCTCGTTATTCGCGATATTCGTCTGCAGGATGAAAACTGGAACAGAATAGTAGAGCCTAATGAAAACTGTCGCCTTATTTTTGAGATATACAATGAAGGTGGACAGACTGCATACGATGTAAGACCTGTTATTAAAGGAGTAAAAGGTACACGGAATCTCACTTATTCGCCACCTCTCATAATTGATAATATCAAACCCGGTGAAGGGGTACTCTATAAAGTTAATCTGATGGCGTCATCAGGAGTAAGAGCTCAGGAAGCAATCTTTGAAATTTATCTTGAAGAAAGAAATGGCTTTGACACTCCCAAGGAAGAATTTTCTATTCGGACACAAGGAGAATAG
- a CDS encoding type 1 glutamine amidotransferase: protein MKLNILLCDAFTGLLPSYIESYQSMFYTLFDSVSTDMEYQVYDVQKGEIPKEIRTDELYLIPGSRAGAYEDSLWIKELINFIRKAHALRAKLVGVCFGHQVIAQALGGVVEKSDKGWGAGIRTSQIVLPEAKKYFPDGFMNLHYNHHDQVMELPKEATLFASSNFCPNEGFIIGNHILTFQGHPEYTTDYGKNVILNRAENEPQALKEKALKSIETLSAMGEYAARWMISLI, encoded by the coding sequence ATGAAATTAAATATTCTTCTTTGCGACGCATTTACAGGACTTCTTCCTTCCTATATTGAGTCTTATCAGTCCATGTTTTACACTCTATTTGATTCTGTTTCTACAGATATGGAATATCAAGTTTACGACGTTCAGAAAGGAGAGATTCCTAAAGAGATCCGCACGGACGAATTATACCTTATTCCGGGAAGCCGCGCCGGAGCTTATGAAGATAGTCTCTGGATTAAGGAACTGATTAATTTTATCCGAAAAGCTCACGCACTCCGTGCAAAACTAGTCGGAGTTTGTTTCGGCCACCAGGTTATTGCACAAGCATTGGGTGGAGTGGTCGAAAAATCTGATAAAGGATGGGGAGCCGGAATAAGAACTTCCCAGATAGTTTTACCCGAAGCAAAGAAATACTTTCCGGATGGATTTATGAATCTGCATTATAATCACCACGATCAGGTTATGGAGCTTCCAAAGGAAGCAACGCTCTTTGCCAGCAGCAATTTTTGCCCGAATGAGGGATTCATTATAGGAAATCATATTCTTACTTTCCAAGGACACCCTGAATATACAACAGATTATGGTAAAAACGTAATTCTGAACCGGGCAGAAAACGAGCCACAAGCTTTGAAGGAGAAAGCTTTGAAAAGCATTGAGACTTTATCGGCTATGGGAGAATATGCCGCACGCTGGATGATTAGCCTTATTTAG